Proteins encoded by one window of Rutidosis leptorrhynchoides isolate AG116_Rl617_1_P2 chromosome 7, CSIRO_AGI_Rlap_v1, whole genome shotgun sequence:
- the LOC139858495 gene encoding uncharacterized protein isoform X2: MFQKGSKVEVMNKTELPTSWCVAEVVSGNRHTYNLRYDCYPGVEKVSREFIRPCPPRSKNLRSWVAGDIVEVFDHNSWKTATVCSVSDGGHFLTRLHGFTHVINVYESNIRTRQSWNDGRWVPIKISGSYENVNVSQMAKPNGRGKLGLRIPMPDAESFQENDDDVVIYIDTGVQESRVLSSKTLKRASPFSSSYLEASPESAKISKPTKKEKL, translated from the exons ATGTTCCAAAAGGGGAGCAAAGTGGAGGTTATGAACAAGACGGAGCTGCCTACATCATGGTGTGTAGCTGAAGTTGTTTCTGGGAATAGACATACGTATAATTTAAGGTACGATTGTTACCCAGGTGTTGAAAAGGTGTCTAGGGAGTTTATTAGGCCTTGTCCTCCTCGATCAAAAAATTTACGCAGTTGGGTCGCTGGTGATATTGTGGAAGTGTTTGATCATAATTCATGGAAAACTGCAACAGTTTGCAGTGTTTCTGATGGAGGTCACTTTTTAACCAGGCTTCATGGGTTCACACATGTGATAAATGTCTACGAATCAAATATCAGGACAAGacagtcctggaatgatgggcgaTGGGTCCCAATTAAG ATTTCAGGTAGCTATGAAAATGTGAACGTCAGCCAGATGGCGAAACCGAATGGTCGCGGAAAGTTAGGGTTGCGGATACCAATGCCTGATGCAGAATCCTTTCAAGAAAACGATGACGATGTAGTCATCTACATTGATACCGGAGTACAAGAGTCTCGTGTTCTATCTTCTAAAACACTAAAAAGAGCTTCCCCCTTTAGCTCATCTTATCTAGAAGCTTCTCCCGAAAGTGCTAAAATATCAAAACCGACCAAGAAAGAAAAG TTGTAG
- the LOC139858495 gene encoding uncharacterized protein isoform X1: MFQKGSKVEVMNKTELPTSWCVAEVVSGNRHTYNLRYDCYPGVEKVSREFIRPCPPRSKNLRSWVAGDIVEVFDHNSWKTATVCSVSDGGHFLTRLHGFTHVINVYESNIRTRQSWNDGRWVPIKISGSYENVNVSQMAKPNGRGKLGLRIPMPDAESFQENDDDVVIYIDTGVQESRVLSSKTLKRASPFSSSYLEASPESAKISKPTKKEKVDAFASSEDKNVKASFYNKTVKVNGLYEKERISEFNDSDDDNCSVGSCSISSDAESIHTSRDEGYYSSTPEEGVAESIHRLELHAYRSTLDALYASGPLSWEKEALLTNLRITLHISNDEHLTELRNLISVGAGILN, from the exons ATGTTCCAAAAGGGGAGCAAAGTGGAGGTTATGAACAAGACGGAGCTGCCTACATCATGGTGTGTAGCTGAAGTTGTTTCTGGGAATAGACATACGTATAATTTAAGGTACGATTGTTACCCAGGTGTTGAAAAGGTGTCTAGGGAGTTTATTAGGCCTTGTCCTCCTCGATCAAAAAATTTACGCAGTTGGGTCGCTGGTGATATTGTGGAAGTGTTTGATCATAATTCATGGAAAACTGCAACAGTTTGCAGTGTTTCTGATGGAGGTCACTTTTTAACCAGGCTTCATGGGTTCACACATGTGATAAATGTCTACGAATCAAATATCAGGACAAGacagtcctggaatgatgggcgaTGGGTCCCAATTAAG ATTTCAGGTAGCTATGAAAATGTGAACGTCAGCCAGATGGCGAAACCGAATGGTCGCGGAAAGTTAGGGTTGCGGATACCAATGCCTGATGCAGAATCCTTTCAAGAAAACGATGACGATGTAGTCATCTACATTGATACCGGAGTACAAGAGTCTCGTGTTCTATCTTCTAAAACACTAAAAAGAGCTTCCCCCTTTAGCTCATCTTATCTAGAAGCTTCTCCCGAAAGTGCTAAAATATCAAAACCGACCAAGAAAGAAAAGGTAGACGCTTTTGCTTCCTCGGAAGATAAAAACGTGAAAGCCTCGTTTTATAATAAAACAGTTAAAGTTAATGGTTTATACGAGAAAGAAAGAATATCAGAATTTAATGATTCTGATGATGACAATTGCTCTGTTGGTAGTTGTAGCATTTCAAGTGATGCAGAGTCTATACATACTTCCAGGGATGAGGGATATTACTCTTCTACCCCTGAAGAAGGGGTAGCAGAAAGCATTCACAGGTTAGAGTTGCATGCTTATCGATCCACTTTAGATGCATTATATGCTTCTGGACCGTTAAGTTGGGAAAAAGAAGCATTGTTGACTAATCTTCGCATAACACTTCATATATCAAATGATGAACATTTGACAGAGTTAAGGAACCTAATTTCTGTGGGAGCTGGTATACTCAATTAG